One window from the genome of Leptospiraceae bacterium encodes:
- a CDS encoding MBL fold metallo-hydrolase has protein sequence MQTQTVDSIKIIDAHYVREGIACCYLMIEEDRAAIIETNTNYAVPYILEEMKNSSIKLENVDYVIITHVHLDHAGGAGKLMELFPNAKLLAHPRAARHMIDPSRLIQSSIQVYGEERFRQLYGEILPIEESRVQVIEDGEEITFGSRKLKFLHTKGHANHHFVIYDSKTNGVFSGDSFGLAYPALQEKGLFIVPTTTPTDFDPQEAYLSIDKILETKCDKVFLTHYGMIQDLENAKNQLKEGLKFSEELLDWCVKSNKSQEEQHQQVKNELMEYFRTKLKQLGMMETEERRFLFEMDAELNAMGIVYAAQRKKKT, from the coding sequence ATGCAAACACAGACTGTTGATAGTATCAAAATCATCGATGCACACTACGTAAGAGAAGGAATTGCTTGTTGCTACTTAATGATAGAAGAAGATAGAGCAGCAATTATCGAAACCAATACCAACTATGCGGTTCCTTATATCTTAGAGGAAATGAAAAATTCTTCTATCAAGCTTGAGAATGTTGATTATGTAATTATTACGCATGTTCATTTGGATCATGCAGGTGGTGCAGGAAAACTCATGGAACTTTTTCCTAACGCAAAGCTTTTAGCACACCCAAGGGCTGCAAGACACATGATCGATCCCAGTCGTTTGATCCAAAGTTCCATCCAAGTCTATGGGGAAGAAAGATTTAGACAACTTTATGGAGAAATCCTTCCGATAGAAGAAAGCCGAGTTCAAGTCATTGAAGACGGAGAAGAAATTACATTTGGATCAAGAAAATTGAAGTTCTTGCATACCAAAGGTCATGCCAACCATCACTTCGTGATCTACGACTCCAAAACCAATGGCGTATTCAGTGGAGATTCTTTTGGCTTGGCATACCCGGCTTTACAAGAAAAAGGACTTTTTATCGTGCCAACGACGACCCCCACGGATTTCGATCCTCAAGAAGCCTACCTTTCGATAGATAAAATCTTAGAGACAAAATGTGATAAGGTTTTTTTAACTCATTATGGCATGATTCAAGATCTAGAAAATGCCAAAAACCAACTCAAGGAAGGACTCAAATTCTCAGAAGAGCTCCTTGACTGGTGCGTAAAAAGTAATAAATCCCAAGAAGAACAACATCAACAGGTCAAAAACGAACTCATGGAATATTTCAGGACAAAATTGAAACAACTGGGAATGATGGAAACTGAGGAACGCCGTTTCTTATTCGAGATGGATGCAGAACTAAACGCCATGGGGATTGTTTACGCAGCCCAACGAAAAAAGAAAACCTAA
- the purS gene encoding phosphoribosylformylglycinamidine synthase subunit PurS has product MSSDRIVNFVCHGFKPKKVVFVFEVRIYITLKESVLDPQGMTILKSLKDLGYHQVENVRMGKFLQLWINETNPEVIKTMTDEMCKKLLVNEVIETYHYEIISHTTKK; this is encoded by the coding sequence TTGTCAAGTGATCGCATAGTTAATTTTGTTTGTCATGGATTTAAACCAAAAAAAGTTGTTTTTGTGTTCGAAGTTCGTATTTATATAACACTTAAAGAATCTGTTTTGGATCCGCAAGGAATGACTATCTTAAAAAGCCTTAAAGATTTAGGATACCATCAAGTGGAGAATGTTCGCATGGGGAAATTCCTTCAACTTTGGATCAATGAAACCAATCCTGAAGTAATAAAAACCATGACAGATGAAATGTGTAAAAAGCTCTTAGTGAACGAAGTAATTGAAACCTATCATTACGAAATCATATCCCATACTACAAAAAAGTGA
- the purQ gene encoding phosphoribosylformylglycinamidine synthase subunit PurQ produces MKAGVITFPGSNCDRDVQYVLENFFSIKTSILWHNQTFDDKGYDLIVLPGGFSYGDYLRCGAIAKLSKAMNSVYEHAKKGKPILGICNGFQILCEAKLLPGVLIRNQNLLHIAKDVPIVKGNFEPFQHLSRTYWIPVSHSEGNYYADEETIKQLKDEGRIAFYYEINVNGSKENIAGILSENKKILGMMPHPERATDPLNGKTDGYILLKAILDALL; encoded by the coding sequence GTGAAAGCAGGTGTTATTACTTTTCCTGGTTCAAACTGTGATCGAGATGTTCAATATGTTTTGGAGAATTTTTTTTCGATTAAAACTTCCATTTTATGGCATAATCAAACTTTTGATGATAAAGGCTATGATTTGATAGTTCTTCCTGGGGGATTTTCTTATGGGGATTATCTTCGCTGTGGTGCTATAGCCAAATTATCCAAAGCCATGAATTCTGTTTATGAACATGCAAAAAAAGGAAAACCCATTTTGGGGATTTGTAATGGTTTTCAAATTCTTTGTGAGGCAAAACTCCTTCCCGGAGTTCTGATACGAAATCAAAATTTACTCCACATAGCAAAAGACGTCCCTATCGTAAAAGGAAATTTTGAACCTTTTCAGCATTTATCTCGAACTTATTGGATACCAGTTTCCCATTCGGAAGGAAATTACTATGCCGATGAGGAAACAATCAAACAGCTCAAGGACGAAGGAAGGATCGCTTTTTATTACGAAATCAATGTTAATGGCTCAAAGGAAAATATCGCGGGTATCTTGAGTGAAAACAAAAAAATCTTGGGTATGATGCCACACCCTGAAAGAGCCACCGATCCTCTAAACGGAAAAACAGACGGCTATATCCTATTAAAAGCCATACTTGATGCCTTATTATGA
- the nadE gene encoding NAD(+) synthase — MILIGVSLNQTALDWDGNLERILFSLDFIKEKFSFDNTAKVVLFPELTISGYGCEDGFLMSYTKTKSLENLYLIINHTKQLPNTLVFVGLPFYMRGNLYNTMAAIYSGELLAIVPKSYLAGEGIHYEPRWFVPYKANWKRIQHEIYKKEFGFYFGQGIFEFANIRMVIEICEDSWVVHRPSLRFYGHDLDLILNPSASHFALGKHNIRKNIAITISQYQYSYYLSVNLLGNEAGKAIYDGSILLSLNGKMLYENERFSFSDVVIRSFNLDFREVHNKRDRIYSRRNDRKKTKQIEILKIPLLSQKRPIFEATIQTEETKIKNENFILIDYSHVSQLPLIENQHQNEYQEFLDAERLGLFDYLRKTQNQGFTISLSGGADSSVCAILVYQMVRKAVIEMGIKNFLKKSKLPISLEDFSSLTEEEQIKSLMPKVLHTIYQKTKQNSEQTFLLANELAEEIQSDHFNLDIQNVFEFLMDHLEKTFSIQFDWEKHDLILQNLQSRIRSPIVWTLANLTHSILLTTSNRSEASVGYSTMDGDTSGGLAPIAGVDKPFLLGFLEFISKYTDKYTKPIKTAQKIANQPPSAELRPLEKKQTDEKDLMPYPLLAMIEKLAIEELLSPEEIKTKLLNYKTKKLPQIQYSLPYFEKFLIVLENISESQLDNYINTFFRLWQQSQWKRERFAISFHIDSYNVDPRGWFRYPVISKAPKIKKNN; from the coding sequence ATGATTCTCATAGGAGTTTCATTAAACCAAACAGCTCTGGACTGGGATGGAAATTTAGAAAGAATCCTTTTCTCGTTGGATTTCATCAAAGAGAAGTTTTCTTTTGATAATACGGCGAAAGTTGTTTTGTTCCCAGAACTTACGATTTCGGGCTATGGTTGTGAAGACGGTTTTTTGATGTCATACACAAAAACAAAATCATTAGAAAATTTATATCTAATCATAAATCATACCAAACAATTACCAAATACTTTAGTTTTTGTTGGACTTCCTTTTTACATGAGGGGAAATCTATACAACACAATGGCAGCGATTTATAGTGGTGAGCTCTTGGCTATTGTTCCAAAAAGTTATTTGGCTGGTGAGGGTATTCATTATGAACCCCGATGGTTCGTGCCATATAAAGCCAATTGGAAAAGGATACAACATGAAATTTACAAAAAAGAGTTTGGTTTTTACTTCGGTCAGGGAATATTTGAATTTGCTAACATCCGGATGGTTATTGAAATTTGCGAAGATAGTTGGGTAGTTCATCGTCCTTCTTTGCGTTTTTATGGTCATGATTTGGATTTGATTTTGAATCCTTCCGCTTCGCATTTTGCTTTGGGAAAGCACAATATCAGAAAAAACATTGCGATCACTATTTCGCAATATCAATATAGTTATTACTTAAGTGTGAATTTGTTGGGGAATGAAGCAGGGAAAGCCATCTACGATGGAAGTATTCTTCTTTCTTTGAATGGAAAAATGCTCTATGAAAATGAACGCTTCAGCTTTTCAGATGTTGTGATTCGAAGTTTTAACTTGGATTTTCGGGAGGTACACAACAAACGAGATCGCATATATTCACGTAGAAATGATAGAAAAAAAACAAAACAAATTGAAATCTTAAAAATTCCTTTGTTATCTCAAAAAAGACCCATATTTGAAGCTACAATTCAAACCGAAGAAACAAAAATAAAAAACGAAAATTTTATTCTCATTGACTATAGTCATGTATCACAACTGCCTTTGATTGAGAATCAACACCAAAATGAATACCAAGAATTTTTGGATGCAGAAAGGCTTGGATTATTTGATTATTTAAGAAAAACCCAAAATCAAGGATTTACGATTTCTTTATCGGGTGGAGCTGATTCTTCTGTTTGTGCCATTTTGGTATACCAAATGGTTCGAAAAGCTGTCATAGAAATGGGAATAAAAAATTTCCTAAAGAAATCGAAACTGCCAATATCCTTGGAAGACTTCTCTTCACTTACAGAAGAAGAACAAATCAAATCCCTTATGCCCAAAGTATTACATACAATCTATCAAAAAACAAAGCAAAACTCAGAACAGACTTTTCTATTGGCAAATGAATTAGCAGAAGAAATCCAAAGTGATCATTTTAATTTAGATATTCAAAATGTGTTTGAGTTTTTGATGGATCATTTAGAAAAAACTTTTTCGATTCAGTTTGATTGGGAAAAGCATGATTTGATTTTACAAAACCTACAATCTCGCATCCGAAGTCCCATCGTTTGGACCTTAGCCAATTTGACCCACTCAATCTTGTTAACAACTTCGAATCGAAGTGAAGCAAGTGTAGGTTACTCAACGATGGATGGTGATACTTCTGGGGGACTCGCTCCAATTGCTGGCGTTGATAAACCTTTTCTTTTAGGATTTTTGGAATTTATTTCGAAATATACGGATAAATACACCAAGCCCATCAAGACTGCTCAGAAGATTGCCAACCAGCCACCATCAGCAGAATTACGACCATTGGAAAAAAAACAAACAGACGAAAAAGACCTCATGCCTTATCCATTGTTAGCCATGATTGAAAAATTAGCAATCGAAGAACTTCTTTCTCCTGAGGAAATCAAAACAAAACTACTGAACTACAAAACAAAAAAACTCCCTCAAATACAATATTCCCTCCCCTATTTCGAGAAGTTTCTTATAGTGTTAGAAAACATCTCAGAGTCTCAATTAGATAATTACATTAATACCTTTTTTCGTTTGTGGCAGCAATCTCAATGGAAACGAGAGAGATTTGCTATTTCTTTTCATATAGATAGCTATAATGTGGATCCAAGAGGATGGTTTCGTTATCCTGTCATATCGAAAGCACCAAAAATTAAAAAAAATAATTGA